In one window of Helianthus annuus cultivar XRQ/B chromosome 17, HanXRQr2.0-SUNRISE, whole genome shotgun sequence DNA:
- the LOC110925784 gene encoding adenylate isopentenyltransferase, with the protein MCFVCPECCDPLSCIHLHQNMRIFPYSRCNLRPSFHKFFQPTCTQQQQWRTQELLQWWAQKLFSSTTEDDNRRSKPKLLVILGATGAGKSRLSIDLSTRVFGNSEIINSDKMQLYNGLDITTNKMTMQERVGVPHHLLGVLDPTKPACTPSVYRKLGSDIISDIKTRGGLPIVVGGSNSLIYSLVTKRFDPETDVFNGSDPDPVSLELRYDCCFIWVDVSLPVLNRYLANRVDEMLDSGMFEELVEFFRSGEDKRVNRAGLGQAIGIPEFEGYFRDFNSVRRPSGGDPETEVEVYNEAVKRIKDNTCHLAKKQVGKILRLRDAGWELKRIDATEAFRAVMAADSGGGRVAEVWEKEVLEPSVKIVKRFLDE; encoded by the coding sequence ATGTGTTTTGTATGCCCTGAATGCTGTGACCCTCTAAGCTGCATTCATCTCCATCAAAACATGAGAATTTTTCCATATTCTCGTTGCAACTTAAGACCTTCATTTCACAAGTTTTTTCAACCTACATGTACCCAGCAacagcagtggcggacccaggaattattGCAGTGGTGGGCCCAGAAATTATTTTCTTCGACCACTGAAGACGACAACCGTCGAAGCAAACCAAAACTTTTAGTCATCCTTGGAGCCACAGGCGCCGGAAAATCGCGTCTCTCAATCGATTTATCCACCCGGGTTTTCGGAAACTCGGAGATTATCAACTCCGATAAAATGCAATTATACAATGGGCTCGATATCACTACCAACAAAATGACAATGCAAGAGCGGGTCGGAGTGCCCCATCACCTTCTCGGAGTACTTGACCCGACAAAACCCGCGTGTACTCCTTCGGTTTATCGAAAACTCGGGTCGGATATAATTTCCGATATTAAAACCCGTGGCGGGTTGCCTATAGTCGTTGGTGGGTCGAATTCTTTAATCTATTCGCTTGTTACAAAACGGTTTGACCCGGAAACTGATGTTTTTAACGGGTCGGATCCGGATCCGGTTAGCTTGGAGCTTCGGTATGATTGTTGTTTTATTTGGGTGGATGTGAGTTTACCGGTTTTGAACCGGTATTTAGCGAACCGGGTTGACGAGATGTTGGATTCGGGTATGTTTGAGGAGTTAGTAGAGTTTTTCCGGTCCGGGGAGGATAAGAGGGTGAACCGGGCCGGGCTGGGTCAGGCGATTGGGATACCGGAGTTTGAGGGGTATTTTAGGGATTTTAACAGCGTTCGGCGACCAAGCGGTGGGGATCCCGAGACGGAAGTGGAAGTGTACAATGAGGCTGTGAAAAGGATCAAGGACAATACGTGTCATCTTGCAAAGAAACAAGTGGGGAAGATCCTACGGTTGAGGGACGCCGGGTGGGAGTTGAAGAGAATAGATGCGACCGAGGCGTTTAGGGCGGTGATGGCAGCGGATTCGGGTGGTGGGAGGGTGGCAGAAGTATGGGAAAAAGAGGTGTTGGAACCAAGCGTGAAGATTGTGAAACGGTTTTTGGACGAGTAG